One segment of Brassica napus cultivar Da-Ae chromosome C3, Da-Ae, whole genome shotgun sequence DNA contains the following:
- the LOC106349611 gene encoding LOW QUALITY PROTEIN: probable non-inhibitory serpin-Z5 (The sequence of the model RefSeq protein was modified relative to this genomic sequence to represent the inferred CDS: inserted 2 bases in 1 codon; deleted 3 bases in 2 codons; substituted 1 base at 1 genomic stop codon) codes for MAPPKEKKQKLSTSETISPSLSKMKKKKNKRKKRVSKSLITSSPSHSEKDLVTKPPPISKVNVEKAMKKQNDVAMFLTEKVISAVAKNSNFVFSPASINAALTMVAASSKXEQLTSSILSFLRSYSMDELKAVFSEIATIVLADGSASGSPKISNVNGVWMEQSLGVDPSLKDLFENFFKATCALVDFRFKAEEVREEVNAWASSHTNGLIKVILPPGSVTSETASIFGNAIYFKGTWEEKFPKSLTRHFDFHLLNGKSVSXPFMTNHKKQYVEQYNGFKVLKLPFRQCGDINRQYSMYFYLPDAKDGLNSLVKRVASSSSTLGFLDSHTPIKQVEVGVFRIPKFKIDFGFEASKAFNGLNLDSLSLNHKALVEIDEDGAEAAAVTVLRCCSGGRGFSSGRRIDFVADHPFLFMIREDKTGTVLFVGQIFDPSKSASA; via the exons ATGGCGCCTCcaaaagagaagaaacaaaagcttAGCACATCTGAAACCATAAGTCCCTCTCTctcaaagatgaagaagaagaagaataagaggaagaagagggtgaGCAAATCACTAATAACCTCAAGTccctctcactcagagaaggaTTTGGTAACC AAGCCCCCTCCAATCTCAAAGGTTAATGTGGAGAAAGCAATGAAGAAGCAAAACGATGTGGCTATGTTTCTTACGGAGAAAGTTATCTCTGCCGTAGCTAAAAACTCAAACTTCGTCTTCTCTCCTGCATCCATCAACGCCGCTCTAACCATGGTCGCTGCTAGCTCCAAATAGGAACAACTAACATCGTCCATCTTATCCTTCCTTAGGTCCTATTCAATGGATGAGCTCAAAGCTGTTTTCAGCGAGATCGCTACCATCGTCCTCGCCGACGGAAGCGCAAGCGGTAGCCCTAAGATCTCGAACGTTAATGGAGTGTGGATGGAGCAGTCGCTGGGCGTTGATCCCTCGTTGAAGGATCTCTTTGAGAATTTCTTCAAGGCTACTTGCGCTCTTGTTGATTTCCGATTCAAG GCTGAAGAAGTGCGTGAGGAGGTGAATGCTTGGGCTTCAAGTCACACCAATGGTCTCATCAAAGTTATTCTTCCTCCTGGATCCGTTACAAGCGAGACCGCCTCTATTTTTGGAAACGCAATCTACTTCAAAGGAACCTGGGAAGAAAAATTCCCAAAGTCTTTGACAAGACACTTTGACTTTCACCTTCTCAATGGCAAATCAGTCTC GCCTTTCATGACGAACCATAAGAAGCAATACGTTGAGCAGTACAACGGTTTCAAGGTCCTTAAGCTGCCATTTCGACAATGCGGTGATATCAATCGCCAATATTCAATGTATTTCTACCTACCGGACGCCAAGGATGGATTGAATAGTCTG GTCAAGAGGgtggcatcatcatcatctactcTTGGATTCTTGGATAGTCACACTCCAATAAAACAAGTTGAAGTTGGAGTGTTCAGAATCCCAAAGTTTAAGATAGATTTCGGGTTTGAGGCTTCAAAGGCTTTCAATGGATTGAATCTGGATTCGCTTTCACTGAACCATAAAGCTTTGGTTGAGATCGATGAAGATGGTGCAGAGGCTGCGGCTGTTACTGTTTTAAGATGCTGTAGTGGTGGTAGAGGCTTCAGCAGTGGTAGGAGGATAGATTTTGTGGCTGATCATCCATTTCTTTTTATGATTAGAGAAGACAAAACTGGAACGGTTCTGTTCGTTGGTCAGATCTTTGATCCTTCTAAATCTGCTTCTGCTTAG